The segment GTGGAGGACTCGCCAATGGGATATCCACGATGAGTCATTTCTCATTAGTCCCATCGTTTACCCATGTTTTACACCCACATTCACAAGCTGTGTATCCCATTTTGGTAATGGCACGCTTACACTTTCGACAAAACCATCTTGAAGCAGAGCCATCCCCTGAATCCATAAGTATGCACCTGCGTCAAATCGCATAACCATTAgcatactaatttttttttagaaagtcGTACTAAAAGAGTAGTGTGAAACACTAATGTGACTAAAATGTTGTAATTCAAAATGTATTACAAAGGATAATAACATGTAGGAGTGACGAACGAGCGAGTTGAGTCGATCAAAAATGAATGAAGTACTCGAATCATTTATAAATgggtaaaaaaaaagttacccaGTAGATAATATAGATACTCATATTATAGTGGGGATCTTGTTAAAAgctttaaaaacaaaatatttttaaagtgttttttatCAGCCCAAACCACCTACCAGTGCCCCTCCCCCTATATcccaaaaaaatgtaaaagaaattgtttggttttttatttaaaacaattaattctTGGGTATAGAAAAATACATGTTTGAGTTATTTTTCATTTGGGTTAGGTCATTGTttggttttttatttaaaacaattaattcttgggtataaaaaaatacatgtttgAGTTATTTTTCATTTGGGTTAGGTCTTGAGGGGTAAAAAAAATGGGTCATGTAATTTATTAAAGTTAGGTAACTTTTTAGACttttaaagtataatttttggatttttgaatttagtaaaataaatttgttaacGGACatagtaaataaaaatttaagtttgtatTCAGTTTGACCGTATCCTTttatcttattaatttaatataatataatgaaccttgatatttcaaaaaaaaaaatttgtactCATGTAAATTTAATCGATTTTACGAAAAATTTCTATTCATTTAACATTTCTTAAGTTTAGCTTATCACACAGTTAagtgaaaatatatttgatttccTTTTCAAACACCGTATTATtgtaaaaaaccaaaaaaacctAAAAACGGAAAGACCCAACCAAAATCGAAAAAAATTGACTTTACGTGATTTGATTTGACTTTTAGATTTAATAAGTCAACATAATTGGTttagattttttaattgaaataccAAACCGATTTATGTAGACCCCTAGTTAGCACTAGCATAAATGAATTGCAAATACCTCATTTTAGCATAAATGACATACCTCAATTGTCTTCTTTATCCAACTTCCTTTCTCTATTAATCAACAGAAAAATACATTTcggtggtgggggtgggggagATATCGTCTATGCTGTcttgtatgatttatttagcAGGGTACACTGCGGCGCTCTCACTTATTTATAACTAGTTCTCGAACACGTACGTTGCACGTGTATCCCATGTTATTTAAtactaaatatttcaaatgatataattattttagaataattgatgcattatacaatatttaaagggtaaaaatgatgtttctgGTAAAACATTCAACTAAGGTTGCAACTTGCAAAGATCAATAGAATCTGAATAATTTCTGATTGTAttgataaaaactttttcttttaatcatgtgggatacactatattattggttaaaaaaaagattactacttaaattatatgatttgtCAAGATTGCCAAATATCTAACACTATATTAccatacaaaatgaaaaaaatgaccAATGAATAAAAGATTACATAAGAACTATAAGATGTGAAAATATAAAGTGTAATGGACCAATATTTTCTATTCAATTTATAAAGAGAGAAATTGTGtatatgaaaggttgtgaatgaatttatttaattgtagaAGCTAAAAAGTTTAGCAATTAAAGTCATTAAgaagtgaaaaataataaattgtgaCATCTAACCATGTATTCTCTTCAATTAGATATTGATATTGTATGAATATCTCCATATGTTCTAACCTCTCTCTTCATATGATCAAatgtttaagtttttttaatctaaaacgGTAATTGTTTTAAGTGCTCAAAATTCAgcaattaagaagaaaaattgttaaTGCAACTCAATGATAATAGCAAAAGGAATACTCATAAATGCACTTCAAATTATTACGGTAACATTTTAGTGGTATGTAAAAATTTTCTATTATGGAACttaaattactatttaataataataattaataataataatataacggTATTATTGTAGTAACTCAACTATATAGGGTTATTTTGGtatttcaactttcaactttttgattctcatttataataatatatgatatatatttagAATACGAGGTTGTATCCGTAAACTTTTTGGGTTTTACCTCTATCCTGCACATGTTTGACTTGGAAGAAACAACCTCATCTGTTGCATTCAACATATGAGACGTCTTCTGCTCAGTGATAAAAACGTCATGATCTATTTGCTCATCCTCATTATCCTCATCCTCCTCTTCCGCAACGTAACAACATCAGGTTTAGTCACCTCCTCCCCCTCTTTTGTAACGATAATAACTTTAGGACCCTTCTCCTCCTCCGCATTGTTAACATCATCAGGTTTAGTCTTCACATCCTCCCCCTCCTGCCACGTTAACAACATCAGGATCACTCTCCACCTCCTCCTCCGCAACGACAACAACATCAGGTTCAATCTCTacctcctcttcctcttccgTAGCGATAACAACATCAAGATCATTATTCTCCTCCTCCTTAATAGTAACAACATCAGGCCATTTCTCGTTAGTCTATTTCTCGCTAGTCCACAACGAAAGGCCATTTCTCGTGAGTCCCATCGTCCACCCATGTTTCACACCCACATTCACATGTTGTGTATCCCAATTTGGTAATCGCACGATTACAATTTCGTCACGACCATCTTGAAATTGAGCCATCCCTTGAATCCATAAACAAGGACCCGAGTCAAATCGCATAACCATTAGCATACTAAAAATTGATAAGAAAATAGTTAAGTTGATTTTAGACTTtcaaaatgacaaatattttgagaaagacGAAATCGTACCAAGAGAATAATGTACCATCTGAATCGATAATCAAACCTATAATTTGGTTATTGGGTCAATGGTTCAGGTTAATGGCTTAACATTTCGAATCTCAATTTACCATAAACTTCTTATCCGCTTATTAGTTCGGGTCTCGATTTGTCCATATTTCTAATTGGGTGCCTGATAATTCgataagaaatttaattaattataattatatgagttAAGGCCTTAGACATGTTTAGCCTTTAGGTTTTACATTTCAGTCTTTAGACTCTTTACAGTCATTTTATAGTTGACACTAGAATTTGACAATAATATTTCAAAGTTGTGAATTATTGTCACTACTCCCACACCGACGAGTTATAATGAATATCATTTTCTAAGTGTCTAAATTGAGGTTTTAATGGTTGGTTCCTTTACTTTAAGTCTTTGTTTTTATCTTCTTATTATAGTGAGCGATTTAGTGAGATATGCTTGCAATGTCGCAATATTACGATCTGCAAcgaaaaagtttttatttaatggTCTAATGATCATTAGTGGTTTTGGTCAGTTGTGCTGTAATTGTTTCTCTTTATAGTTCATATCAAAATAGGCTTGGTTGTTATGatgaacaattattttttaaagttatatctTTACTAATTTACTTTTTCTAGGGTTATAAACAAACCCGAAACCTTTTAGATCAGTGGTCTATAATCATCAATCTCATCTTTTTTTCCGCCAAAAGCCTAATATGAGGGAGCCGATGATGATGTccataattgaaatatttttcttaatcgATCGTCAATTTTTTACTcgaaataatcaataaaaatttatacaaataagaGTGACAATATTTAACTAAAGGATATGAGTtaaaactataatttttttaaaaaaattcactaattaattaaagtgGAAACAAAacaaccctttttttttattttttttcccaaaaaacCATTTCTAAATAAAGACAATTCTTTATTGACAATTCATGTGACTCAGTTGGAAGAGTTAACATTCACGCTTTACATCGTTTGGAATATTGTATCACAGAATGCACACACTTTACTAAAGTTTTTTCTGTCACACTAAAAGGCCTTCTCTTAACTCACGCTTTGTTTGTGCTCTTAATCTCTATATATAGTTGTGTGTGTCTATGCATTCAATTCATTCTTCACTGTATATCACTCTGTTTTTCTTTTACAGTTTTGGAGCATTCAAAGCGATCTATTTTTGATTTTCCGGCAGAAAAAGGTATTTGTGAATGCAGTTTAGTATAGTTTctgtatatgttttttttttaaattttgattgatGACGAAAGATGTACTTTTGACTCAGGTGGAAGATGGATTCAGGGGACGGCTCTGTTTCAAAGAGGAGAACTAGACAACAATCTTTAAAACATATGGTGGAGATTGTTGAAAAGAGGAACGAGTTGAGTCAAAGTGGGGATTCTACGATtggaaggaaaagaaaaaagatggggaattctgGAGTGGAAAACAATGGGAGGAGGAAGTTCAGTCGAGGAACTTCTGAGTACTTGACAAAGCAGAGTTTCGTTGAGGAAGTATCTGATGATGATGATTCCTCATCGGAGGAGACTGGTCCTGATcctgatgttgatgttgatattgttgaggaggaggaggagggcAGTGATCCTGATGTTGTTAGCGTTGCGGAGGAGGAAGAGGAGGAGTtggaggatgatgatgatgagattgatccTGATGCAACCTCATACCATAAGTCGGAAATCGAATCTTCAACTGATGCTCTTCGAAAGAATCCGAAGAAGATTCTTGAAGAGACTGAATTTCTTAAATTCGTTGTTGATTCAATAAAAAATGTCGATGATCGCAAGGAAGTCCCTCCTCCAGAAGAGAAGGAACATGTTTCTTTCAAAGAAACACTTCCTTTAGTATTCCGATTTGAAGACGAGGAACCTCTTCCCCCTGAGAAAGAAGAATGGGAAAAGGAAATAGAAGAGCTTTTCTCTGAGATGAACATGTGCATCTTGGAATCAAATATTGGATTTACGAATCCATCAGTTTCGCCGATGCAGAGTGGAGAATTAAGTGAATGTCAAATGGGGAACCACAAGCTTAAGCTAGATGAACAAATAGGACTCTTCTGTTCAGTTTGTTCATATGTCCATTTGGAGATGAAATACATCTTCCCTGATTTTGTAAGTATACGAGTTTTGTTCTTTCAAGcccttttcttttcaaatattttggtAAATACATCTtccctcaaatttatttttaattcactCTTAAATTCTTCAACTTATGTGACATCTGCAGGCTCGGAGAACTCAAGGGAGATATGAAAGAAAATGCTTTGGAGAATCCCCATCAGTCTTGGATGTTGACGGCTTCAGAGTTCCTGATTCTTCAGCAGCTGAGGATTCTCCCGTTTTTGGAGAAGGAACCGTGTGGGATTTGGTTCCCCAAAGTTCCAAAGCCACTATGTATCCTCATCAACGTGGAGGGTTTGAGTTCATGTGGAACAACATCGCTGGAGATACAAAGATTGAAAGGTTGAGAGAACCCCTATCGGAGAGTAAGGGAGGGTGCATTATCTCACACCCACCTGGCACCGGAAAAACACGACTGACCATAGTGTTTCTTCAGTCGTATCTGAAGCTGTTTCCAAAGTGTCGGCCTGTAGTCATAGCTCCGTCAAATTTACTTCTTAACTGGGAAGCGGAGTTCCAAAAATGGGCGATGGATATTCCCTTCCACAATTTGAACAACAAGAACTTTTCTTTAAAGGAAGATGAAGGTACTGTTGGTGTCTTTCACTGTTTATCCGGTGCTGCGAAAAAAAATCCACATCTTATACGGATGGTGAAGCTGAAATCCTGGGCGAAAAGTAAGAGTGTTTTGGGAATTAGTTACGATTTGTTCAGGATTCTCACAGGAGAAGATGGAGAAGGTTATAACAAAGAGCTTAGAGAAATACTCCTAAAGTTTCCTAGTCTGCTGGTCCTTGAAGAGGGGCACACTGCTCGGAATGAGCACAGCCTTGTGTGGAAAGCACTGAAGAAGGTTGAAACAGAGAAGCGCATACTTCTTTCTGGAACTCCGTTCCAGAATAACATCAAAGAACTGTACAACACTCTCTGTGTAGTTAGTCCAAAGTTTGCTGCTGATTTGGAGCAGAAATGGGCTTCTCTTAGCAGTTCAATTGACAAGAATGCCCGAGCGTTGGAAGAGCTTAGGGATATTCTTTCACCCCTTGTCCATAAATGTAGCGAAAATGTAAAGAAGGTAGGCCTTCCAGGTATACGGGATACAGTAATACATTTGAAACCCACAGAGTTGCAGAAGGAGTTACTTAAAAGAGTTCCAGAGAATCCGGGATCCTTTTATGAACAAAATCTGATGTCTCTGATCTCTGTTCATCCTTCATTAGTGGCAAATAGGAAGGAGTTCTCGGAGTTAGAAAGTCAGCTCAAGGAAAGAAGATGTCAGTTGGATCCTGATATTGGggtaaaaatgaaatttgttatTGAACTGATTAGACTATGTGGTGGGTGGAAGGAGAGGGTTATTATATTTAGCCAGTTACTTGATCCTCTAAACCTGATCAAGGAGCAGCTCAATTCTCTTTTTAGCTGGACTTTAGGCCGAGAGATTCTCTATATGGATGGGAAACTTGATGTAAACCAGCGGCAAATATCAATAAATTCTCTGAATGATCCTAAGAGTGATGTAAAAGTGCTTCTTGCATCGACAAAAGCCTGCTCAGAAGGGATAAGTTTAATAGGGGCCTCAAGAGTGGTTTTGCTTGATGTTCTCTGGAATCCCTCGGTAGAACAGCAAGCCATCAGTCGAGCATACAGGAATggtcagacaaaatttgttCATGTTTACTGTCCAGTGACATCGAAATGGGAGGTTGACAAGATCGAACAACAAACAAGAAAGAGATATCATTCAGATGTACTGCTGTCCAGGAATGAAGAGAACACTTCATGTTCTGTGTCAGAGGATATCATACTAGAATGCATGGTTAAGCATGACGGCCTGcgtcatatttttgaaaagctATCTCATGCACCTCGTGTGGTGCCTTCGACATGCTTTAATTTTGGTAGCCAACCTTCAAAAGGGAGCAGTTAGGTAGTCCGACTTGTTTTAGTGTATTTTGTTAACTTTGTAAAATGGCTCAAATGTTTTATCTCTTTCTTGTAAGGCTAGGATGCTGTTGCTGTGAGAAATTTTATTGTAAGCACGATAAGGCTTGAAGGACTGAAAAACTTAATTGTACGCCAATTCTGGTGCCAAGAAAAAAACTAGTTGACCAAAGTGTTAAGATTTTAAATAAGGTTTTGAAACCTTCTACTTGTTGTACTGAACAAAGTCTCCATCGATTACTAGTTGAACCATCTGATTTTACGTCACCTTCACATATAATGGAGGCACGCTTCAAAAACCTGCATCATATATATTAGCAACTTCAATACTCTAAGAAAGTTAATAGAAAACCAAGCATACAAATCAATAAGAGTCCAAATTTATGTCTCATTAGATTATtatcaacaacaaaatatacTAGTTTTATCTGAGCTTGCATGAACTCGGTACTTTAAGTTAATACTGTGaatcaagttcttcaaagtaGAATCACGATAGATTGTTAGATACTAAACACTTGTCTGTCGAAATGGTTCAATTTTCTGAAGCCTAATCTGTTCTCTCAAGCTTTTCTATCAGCCTCACTTGTGCCAAATTGATTACATCTTAATATATTGGTATGTTGCTTCGCCATTCTCTGGTGCAACATCCTTCAGTTTATCTTTAGATGTTATGAAGCCTATCAAACTATGAGGAAGAACCAACAGTAGATCGTCGAGTCTTTGAAGCAACAAAAGTGCAGCAGCATCTTTAGACTAACTTCTCTGATGGAAAGAAGCACAAATTTCTCTttccaaattaaaaaaaggagcattcaaattcaattataaatattgaaatcataAATTTGGTACATATAAATCCGATATGAGTATACACCACTTTTAAAAATGTGTATATAATCCAACACAtataatgtattattttaaatttaaataaactcTTGTAAGAACATAGAACATCCTGTGGGTGATGCAAAATACTATCTGCATTCTTCGTAAACCAGGTGTGAATCTGCACATTTTTAGAGCTCTAATCTGCATTCTTCGTAAACCAGGTGTGAATCTGCACATTCTTGCATCAAACTGTCTGAAAccagaaggaaagaaataagaTTCAAAAATAGGTAGTAAGCAAGTCAGATTACTACACTTGGATTGCAGGTATAAACTTTTCCTTTGATCTATGGTGTATGTATCGGTTCATATTCGATACGAGCAGGGGCGAAGCATGGTAGGGCTAAACCCCATTACACTGTTGATACATGGTTCAAGTTATGTTTAAAGTgtatatagtagatgttgaacTCACTTTGCTGTTAAGTTTCTTGCTTTTTGTAAGATCAATCTTGTTAAATGTCGCAATTTAGAGGTTTGATGTGAAGAGGTAAAATGCAATTGGAATCAGAAGTGATTGAGATAAGTTGTATTTGTGTCTGCGTAAAACAGAATGTGCAGTGGCATATGTTATCTAAATTTGGATTGGAATCTTGGAAAAACTATTTGCATATGCATTTTAATGTGAATTAAGTTTTGTTATGCATGAGAAATGCTTGACAAATATAGAATGGCAAATGGTAGACTCACTAGCTAAGCTTATTTCGGGACCAGATAGTTGCAATCTCTTTCAAAATGAAGGCAGTGCCATGTTAGTATTGATTGTAGGTGTTGAGATGAATATAAGCAGGCTCCCGTTAATTAAGCTAGCAGCACATGTTGCCTTTCTTGCttcttttctccatttttccATAATTGATACGTTGAATTCCATAATTGATTAACTTTGTTCCTCTTTACATCTTCTTTTTATGTACTAAGCCTATTGAGATACAAATCCACTGTGATTCCCACAGGTTTAGAGTTTAGGAAgcacattttcttttgttactgGTTATCTGCTCTATTTTACTTGTCACATATGTTGaatgagtttaatgaattaaagaGCTCAACGTCCACTTCTGTTTGGTTGTATAAGCTCACTGTCCTCTCTATATGTTATGACGTCTCAATTCTTTGTTGGTTTGTCTGTGGCTCTGACAATAGATGTTACTAATTCTTCATATACTATGCAGGGCCACCAACAATGGATTGCAGAAGTTCAATTCCTCGGTGTGTTGGAGCACCCTAATCTTGTTAAACTTCTGGGATATTGCGCTACAGATGGCGAAAGAGGGATTCAGCGCCTGTTGGTGTATGAATACATGCAAAATAGGAGCTTAGAGGATCATCTGTTCAACAAAGCTGTTCCTGTAGTTCCGTGGAGAACAAGATTGAAAATTATCCTTGGTGCCGCACAAGGGATGGCTTATCTGCACGAGGGACTAGAAGTCCAGGTATGCTTAGCTACTCAGATAAAATGACTGGCACTTCAAATTCTGCTAATCAATAAAACAATTGATTTTGTGCTTATGACATAGAAAACACATATCGTCTGACT is part of the Solanum pennellii chromosome 8, SPENNV200 genome and harbors:
- the LOC107027855 gene encoding SNF2 domain-containing protein CLASSY 3-like; this translates as MDSGDGSVSKRRTRQQSLKHMVEIVEKRNELSQSGDSTIGRKRKKMGNSGVENNGRRKFSRGTSEYLTKQSFVEEVSDDDDSSSEETGPDPDVDVDIVEEEEEGSDPDVVSVAEEEEEELEDDDDEIDPDATSYHKSEIESSTDALRKNPKKILEETEFLKFVVDSIKNVDDRKEVPPPEEKEHVSFKETLPLVFRFEDEEPLPPEKEEWEKEIEELFSEMNMCILESNIGFTNPSVSPMQSGELSECQMGNHKLKLDEQIGLFCSVCSYVHLEMKYIFPDFARRTQGRYERKCFGESPSVLDVDGFRVPDSSAAEDSPVFGEGTVWDLVPQSSKATMYPHQRGGFEFMWNNIAGDTKIERLREPLSESKGGCIISHPPGTGKTRLTIVFLQSYLKLFPKCRPVVIAPSNLLLNWEAEFQKWAMDIPFHNLNNKNFSLKEDEGTVGVFHCLSGAAKKNPHLIRMVKLKSWAKSKSVLGISYDLFRILTGEDGEGYNKELREILLKFPSLLVLEEGHTARNEHSLVWKALKKVETEKRILLSGTPFQNNIKELYNTLCVVSPKFAADLEQKWASLSSSIDKNARALEELRDILSPLVHKCSENVKKVGLPGIRDTVIHLKPTELQKELLKRVPENPGSFYEQNLMSLISVHPSLVANRKEFSELESQLKERRCQLDPDIGVKMKFVIELIRLCGGWKERVIIFSQLLDPLNLIKEQLNSLFSWTLGREILYMDGKLDVNQRQISINSLNDPKSDVKVLLASTKACSEGISLIGASRVVLLDVLWNPSVEQQAISRAYRNGQTKFVHVYCPVTSKWEVDKIEQQTRKRYHSDVLLSRNEENTSCSVSEDIILECMVKHDGLRHIFEKLSHAPRVVPSTCFNFGSQPSKGSS
- the LOC107027856 gene encoding probable serine/threonine-protein kinase PBL19 codes for the protein MTSQFFVGLSVALTIDVTNSSYTMQGHQQWIAEVQFLGVLEHPNLVKLLGYCATDGERGIQRLLVYEYMQNRSLEDHLFNKAVPVVPWRTRLKIILGAAQGMAYLHEGLEVQVIYRDFKSSNVLLDENFCARLSDFGLAREGPAGDRSHVSTAVRHALDFNSHGLIVNT